Proteins encoded in a region of the Agromyces protaetiae genome:
- a CDS encoding SLC13 family permease, with the protein MDIVLVLLQACVVIGAIVLGVRTGGIGLGLWGVVGTAILVFIFQLPPGSVPVDAFFIIIAVITASSAMQAAGGIDYLVGIASKIIQRNPKRLTYVAPIVAFVFTVLSGTSNIFFALIPVIYETAYRNGQRPERALASSTVTSGLGITASPVSAAMAAYLVLMDGTGYGLPQILLITIPAALVACIVTSFVQQRIGKDLLDDPVFMQRVEDGSVEIPAALRAEHARHGDASTTTGAADAQTAAAGGGPAGTVTAPEATNAGRRSGARRDAPASPIEHPVPPGGATAAWIFVAGTMLIVLLGLFPGLRPAFPDEEGVIEPIPMATIIEMVMFTVALVIILVRRVKPSSVVEQPLLKAGFVAAVALFGIAWMADTFIAANEETIIEPLGAMIEANPLLLAVALFLVCGLTTSQSATTNTMIPIALAAGLAPGIITAMWPSLIGVWLFPANGSQIAAVETDLTGSTKLTQVPVWHSFTIPMLVSWVSVVVAGLLIQLVVPA; encoded by the coding sequence ATGGACATCGTGCTCGTGTTGCTGCAAGCGTGTGTCGTGATCGGGGCGATCGTCCTCGGTGTCCGCACCGGCGGAATCGGCCTCGGCCTCTGGGGCGTGGTCGGCACGGCGATCCTCGTGTTCATCTTCCAGCTGCCGCCCGGCTCGGTCCCGGTCGATGCGTTCTTCATCATCATCGCCGTCATCACGGCATCGTCGGCGATGCAGGCAGCCGGTGGCATCGACTACCTCGTCGGCATCGCGTCCAAGATCATCCAGCGCAACCCGAAACGCCTCACGTATGTGGCACCGATCGTGGCGTTCGTGTTCACGGTGCTCTCGGGAACGTCCAACATCTTCTTCGCACTCATTCCCGTCATCTACGAGACCGCCTACCGCAACGGACAGCGACCGGAGCGTGCGCTGGCCTCGTCGACGGTCACCTCCGGGCTCGGCATCACGGCGAGCCCGGTCTCCGCAGCCATGGCCGCGTATCTCGTGCTGATGGACGGCACCGGCTACGGCCTCCCGCAGATCTTGCTCATCACGATTCCCGCCGCCCTGGTCGCGTGCATCGTGACCTCCTTCGTCCAGCAGCGGATCGGCAAGGACCTCCTCGACGATCCGGTGTTCATGCAGCGCGTCGAAGACGGCAGCGTGGAGATTCCGGCCGCACTTCGCGCGGAGCACGCTCGACACGGAGATGCGTCCACGACGACCGGTGCCGCCGACGCCCAGACCGCAGCCGCCGGCGGCGGGCCGGCCGGCACGGTGACCGCGCCCGAGGCGACGAACGCAGGTCGGCGGTCCGGTGCTCGGCGGGATGCTCCTGCCTCCCCGATCGAACACCCGGTGCCGCCAGGCGGCGCCACCGCCGCCTGGATCTTCGTCGCGGGCACGATGCTCATCGTCCTGCTCGGCCTCTTCCCCGGTCTCCGGCCGGCGTTCCCGGATGAGGAGGGCGTGATCGAGCCGATCCCGATGGCGACGATCATCGAGATGGTGATGTTCACGGTCGCACTCGTGATCATCCTGGTCCGCCGCGTGAAGCCGTCCTCCGTGGTCGAACAGCCACTGCTCAAGGCGGGCTTCGTCGCGGCGGTCGCGCTGTTCGGGATCGCGTGGATGGCGGACACGTTCATCGCCGCGAACGAGGAGACGATCATCGAGCCGCTCGGCGCCATGATCGAGGCGAACCCGCTGTTGCTCGCGGTCGCGCTGTTCCTCGTCTGCGGGCTCACGACGAGCCAGTCCGCGACGACGAACACCATGATCCCCATCGCGCTGGCCGCCGGGCTCGCGCCCGGGATCATCACCGCGATGTGGCCCTCGTTGATCGGTGTCTGGCTCTTCCCGGCGAACGGCTCGCAGATCGCCGCGGTCGAGACCGACCTGACGGGTTCGACCAAACTGACCCAGGTCCCGGTCTGGCACTCGTTCACGATCCCGATGCTCGTGTCCTGGGTCTCCGTCGTGGTCGCAGGTCTGCTCATACAGCTCGTCGTGCCGGCCTGA
- a CDS encoding CPBP family intramembrane glutamic endopeptidase: MTAPVSNEPADLRATTRVPQRFWIGLLALVVYVALAGGVANLLDAWVQPSSEVGEFALTHFPVLIPLIVAGVVFVRVSGWGRSVWRTPAAFETHPRRWWMLAFPVLLFAQAVAVIVLIPWNDRAAGLVLVVALGTAMVGFGEELYVRGILRASLRAHHGETLTLVVTSLLFGAAHTLGSVMLGLQPTFIAFQVVATAFDGVLLYGVFRATGRLWVAATLHALTDFSLYVSNGDLADHSGSDVLTSPVNVVIQFALWALAAALLVSCIRQDLRARRDRRQTADDHIA; encoded by the coding sequence ATGACCGCGCCCGTCTCGAACGAGCCCGCCGATCTGCGCGCGACCACCCGGGTGCCGCAGCGCTTCTGGATCGGGCTGCTGGCGCTCGTCGTCTACGTCGCGCTCGCGGGCGGCGTCGCCAACCTGCTCGACGCGTGGGTCCAGCCGAGCTCGGAGGTCGGCGAGTTCGCGCTCACCCACTTCCCGGTGCTCATCCCGCTGATCGTCGCCGGCGTGGTCTTCGTCCGGGTGTCCGGGTGGGGGCGTTCCGTCTGGCGCACGCCCGCCGCGTTCGAGACCCATCCGCGGCGATGGTGGATGCTCGCGTTCCCGGTGCTGCTGTTCGCCCAGGCGGTCGCCGTGATCGTCCTCATCCCCTGGAATGACCGGGCCGCCGGACTGGTGCTCGTCGTGGCGCTCGGGACGGCGATGGTCGGGTTCGGAGAGGAGCTGTACGTCCGCGGCATTCTCCGTGCGAGTCTGCGAGCGCACCACGGCGAGACGCTCACCCTCGTGGTCACATCGCTGCTCTTCGGCGCCGCGCACACGCTCGGGAGCGTGATGCTGGGCCTGCAGCCGACGTTCATCGCGTTCCAGGTCGTGGCGACCGCCTTCGACGGCGTCCTGCTCTACGGCGTGTTCCGTGCCACGGGGCGGCTCTGGGTGGCGGCCACGCTGCACGCGCTGACCGATTTCAGTCTGTACGTCTCCAATGGCGACCTCGCAGATCACAGCGGTTCCGACGTCCTCACCTCACCGGTCAACGTGGTGATCCAGTTCGCGCTCTGGGCGCTCGCCGCCGCACTGCTCGTCAGCTGCATCCGTCAGGATCTGCGCGCACGACGCGACCGCCGGCAGACGGCCGACGACCACATCGCCTGA
- a CDS encoding alanyl-tRNA editing protein yields MALPSSDTVVTYPAGATSAEGVVVHVEPLADGRSAVMLDSTAAHPVDTAWPDQPADRAVLRTAAGTQPILDVVTAGISEGRLHLGADLPVRTGTEGWTFVVAHVIDGGAPEPGSVARVEVDVDYRDALSAGHTGCHLASLALDEALAERWTKPAPTDALGNPAFDALAIERSRIHENGSVDVYRLGKSLRRKGFPADGFADPAGIAERVNRRLAEWISAGGAVQIRVDDPRLSARRSWECDLPDARVSIPCGGTHLTDLAELSNASVSFEITDLGSATEVRMTTTVQRRHS; encoded by the coding sequence GTGGCCTTGCCTTCTTCTGACACCGTCGTGACCTATCCGGCCGGCGCGACGAGCGCCGAGGGCGTCGTCGTGCACGTCGAACCGCTCGCCGACGGCCGGTCGGCCGTGATGCTCGACTCGACTGCGGCGCATCCGGTCGACACCGCGTGGCCCGACCAGCCCGCCGACCGGGCGGTGCTGCGCACCGCGGCCGGAACGCAGCCGATCCTCGACGTGGTGACCGCCGGCATCTCCGAAGGGCGACTGCATCTGGGTGCCGACCTGCCCGTTCGAACGGGCACCGAAGGGTGGACGTTCGTCGTCGCGCACGTCATCGACGGGGGCGCTCCCGAGCCGGGTTCCGTCGCCCGCGTCGAGGTCGACGTCGACTACCGCGACGCCCTGAGCGCCGGGCACACGGGCTGCCACCTCGCGTCGCTCGCGCTCGACGAGGCCCTCGCTGAGCGCTGGACGAAACCCGCACCCACCGACGCGCTGGGCAACCCGGCCTTCGACGCACTCGCGATCGAGCGCTCCCGAATCCACGAGAACGGGTCGGTCGACGTGTACCGCCTCGGCAAGTCGCTCAGGCGCAAGGGGTTCCCGGCCGACGGCTTCGCGGACCCCGCCGGGATCGCCGAACGGGTGAACCGCCGCCTCGCCGAGTGGATCAGCGCCGGCGGCGCCGTCCAGATCCGCGTCGACGACCCCCGGCTGTCGGCGCGCCGGTCGTGGGAATGCGACCTGCCGGACGCGCGCGTCTCGATCCCGTGCGGCGGCACGCACCTCACCGACCTGGCCGAGCTGTCAAACGCATCGGTGTCGTTCGAGATCACCGACCTCGGCAGCGCGACCGAGGTGCGGATGACGACGACGGTGCAGCGCCGACACTCCTGA
- a CDS encoding AI-2E family transporter, with protein sequence MTGETGGGATTGAPSPSVRTAVIVIALLLTLAGMWVAREIVAPLALAAVLVIIVHPIRHPLQRRGWPRWAATSVVVAVAYLILAALAALLVYAGFEFGELVAGFGDELEASVASVTDWLTTLGLGDQLSDAAASALDPSVLLDVAQGVAGWALGFLTAAFFVLAYVIFMAADAARYGRAEQALGAGVRAAIDRVRAYNSSVRRYYVVNASFGAIVAVIDGLALWAMGVPAPAVWAILAFVTNFIPNIGFVLGLVPPVALAFVVGGLPLALAVIAVYSVVNVVLQVLIQPKFVSDAVDLSLTLSFVSVVFWTFVIGPLGAILSIPLTLLVRDLLLDRDPGAAVVRWLSGNAAPAPGRGG encoded by the coding sequence GTGACCGGCGAGACCGGTGGTGGTGCGACGACGGGCGCACCGTCGCCGAGCGTGCGGACCGCGGTCATCGTCATCGCACTCCTGCTCACGCTCGCGGGGATGTGGGTCGCCCGCGAGATCGTCGCGCCGCTGGCGCTGGCCGCCGTGCTGGTCATCATCGTGCATCCGATCCGGCACCCGCTGCAGCGGCGTGGCTGGCCCCGATGGGCCGCGACCAGCGTCGTCGTCGCCGTCGCGTATCTGATCCTCGCCGCGCTCGCCGCGCTCCTGGTGTACGCCGGATTCGAGTTCGGCGAGCTGGTCGCCGGCTTCGGCGATGAGCTCGAGGCCAGCGTGGCATCCGTCACCGACTGGCTGACGACCCTGGGGCTCGGCGATCAGCTGTCGGATGCGGCCGCGAGCGCCCTCGACCCGTCGGTGCTGCTGGACGTCGCGCAGGGTGTCGCCGGCTGGGCACTCGGATTCCTCACCGCCGCGTTCTTCGTCCTCGCCTACGTGATCTTCATGGCCGCGGACGCGGCCCGGTACGGGCGGGCAGAGCAGGCGCTCGGCGCCGGCGTGCGCGCGGCGATCGACCGCGTGCGGGCATACAACTCCTCGGTTCGTCGCTACTACGTCGTCAACGCGTCGTTCGGCGCGATCGTGGCGGTCATCGACGGGCTGGCGCTCTGGGCGATGGGCGTTCCGGCGCCGGCGGTATGGGCCATCCTCGCGTTCGTCACGAACTTCATCCCGAACATCGGGTTCGTGCTCGGCCTCGTGCCGCCCGTCGCGCTCGCCTTCGTGGTCGGCGGGCTGCCCCTGGCGCTCGCGGTGATCGCCGTGTACTCCGTCGTGAACGTGGTGCTGCAGGTGCTCATCCAGCCGAAGTTCGTCAGCGACGCCGTCGACCTCTCGCTCACACTGAGCTTCGTGTCGGTGGTCTTCTGGACGTTCGTGATCGGTCCGCTCGGCGCGATCCTGTCGATCCCGCTCACCCTGCTCGTCCGGGATCTGCTCCTCGACCGAGACCCCGGCGCCGCCGTGGTGCGCTGGTTGTCCGGCAACGCGGCTCCGGCGCCCGGCCGTGGCGGTTGA
- a CDS encoding arsenate reductase ArsC, translating to MTDSPTILFVCVHNAGRSQMAAGYARALSGGRANVLSGGSEPGSEINPVAVEAMREEGIDISAAVPQLLQTDDVRAADAVITMGCGDACPIFPGKRYEDWELDDPAGQDLDTVRRVRDDIRGRVQRLLTELGL from the coding sequence ATGACCGACTCCCCCACCATCCTGTTCGTCTGCGTGCACAATGCCGGCCGGTCGCAGATGGCCGCAGGGTACGCCCGCGCCCTCTCCGGCGGCCGGGCGAACGTGCTCTCCGGCGGCTCCGAGCCCGGGTCCGAGATCAACCCCGTCGCGGTCGAGGCCATGCGCGAGGAGGGCATCGACATCAGTGCCGCCGTCCCGCAGCTGCTGCAGACCGACGACGTCCGCGCCGCCGACGCCGTGATCACCATGGGCTGCGGCGACGCCTGCCCGATCTTCCCCGGCAAGCGGTACGAAGACTGGGAGCTCGACGACCCGGCCGGCCAGGATCTCGACACCGTCCGCCGCGTCCGCGACGACATCCGGGGCCGCGTGCAGCGGCTGCTCACCGAGCTGGGGCTCTGA
- a CDS encoding FAD-dependent oxidoreductase: MTLVDLTIPAPTEPQLAAVPVAIIGAGPVGLAAAAHLVERGIDFVVYEAGDRVGSSIRDWGHTRLFSPWRLVVDPASRRLLDAAGWEPPAPESLPTGLDLVERYLEPLAALEAIAGRLRTGVRVEAVTRQGMDRTRSVNRESTPFLLRVVSVDDTGQRTTEELTARAVIDASGTYDLPNSLGSSGLEPLGLADVADRVSHALPDVLGRDRQGFSGKHTTVVGAGHSAANTLLALAELAEQEPGTTITWLIRTAGAVRVATSGNDELAARASIGRRVDALVAAGRIAVADRFEIIRLRRTDHGIRLYGARAGELVEHETDLVVNATGFRPDLGLLREIRLELDDVVEAPKRLAPLIDPNLHTCGTVAPHGFAELQHPEPDFFIAGMKSYGRAPTFLLATGYEQIRSIVAHLAGDDVAASQVDLVLPSSGGCS, encoded by the coding sequence ATGACGCTCGTCGACCTGACGATCCCCGCCCCGACCGAACCGCAGCTCGCCGCAGTGCCGGTCGCGATCATCGGCGCCGGCCCTGTCGGACTCGCCGCAGCGGCCCACCTCGTGGAGCGCGGCATCGACTTCGTCGTCTATGAAGCCGGCGACCGCGTCGGGAGCAGCATCCGAGACTGGGGCCACACCCGCCTGTTCTCCCCGTGGCGGCTCGTGGTCGATCCCGCGTCGCGCCGGCTGCTGGACGCGGCCGGGTGGGAGCCGCCCGCGCCCGAGTCGCTGCCGACCGGACTCGATCTGGTCGAGCGATACCTCGAACCGCTCGCCGCGCTCGAGGCGATCGCCGGCCGCCTCCGCACCGGCGTCAGAGTCGAGGCGGTCACCCGTCAGGGCATGGACCGCACGCGCAGCGTGAACCGCGAGTCGACGCCGTTCCTGCTGCGCGTCGTCTCGGTGGACGACACCGGGCAGCGCACCACCGAGGAGCTCACGGCCCGCGCCGTCATCGATGCATCCGGCACCTACGACCTGCCGAACAGCCTCGGCTCCTCGGGGCTCGAACCGCTCGGACTCGCGGACGTCGCCGACCGGGTGAGCCACGCGCTGCCCGATGTGCTCGGTCGCGACCGGCAAGGATTCAGCGGGAAGCACACGACCGTGGTGGGCGCCGGGCACTCCGCCGCGAACACGCTGCTCGCGCTGGCCGAGCTGGCCGAGCAGGAACCCGGCACCACGATCACCTGGCTCATCCGCACCGCCGGCGCGGTCCGCGTCGCGACGTCGGGGAACGACGAGCTCGCCGCCCGTGCGTCGATCGGGCGACGCGTCGACGCCCTCGTCGCCGCCGGGAGGATCGCTGTGGCCGACCGTTTCGAGATCATCCGGCTCAGGCGCACCGACCACGGCATCCGGCTGTACGGCGCTCGAGCCGGCGAGCTCGTCGAGCACGAGACGGACCTCGTGGTCAACGCCACCGGCTTCCGGCCGGACCTCGGCCTGCTCCGCGAGATCCGGCTCGAGCTCGACGACGTCGTCGAGGCACCCAAGCGGCTCGCGCCGCTCATCGACCCGAACCTGCACACCTGCGGCACCGTCGCACCACATGGCTTCGCCGAGCTGCAGCACCCCGAGCCCGACTTCTTCATCGCCGGCATGAAGTCCTACGGCCGCGCCCCGACCTTCCTGCTCGCGACCGGGTACGAGCAGATCCGCTCGATCGTCGCGCACCTGGCCGGCGACGACGTGGCCGCGTCGCAGGTCGACCTGGTGCTACCGTCGAGCGGCGGATGCTCCTGA
- a CDS encoding ArsR/SmtB family transcription factor, which translates to MPTSVLPLVQTDAQAATAACCTPITREPIDADRANDLAKRLRALADPTRLRLVSIVAAAEGEEACVCDLIEPVGLSQSTVSHHLKILMDAGFLTRSKRGTWAYYKLVPGALGQLSQLLDVTASR; encoded by the coding sequence ATGCCCACCTCCGTGCTCCCGCTGGTACAGACTGACGCGCAGGCCGCGACGGCTGCCTGCTGCACGCCGATCACCCGAGAGCCGATCGACGCCGACCGGGCGAACGACCTGGCGAAACGGCTCAGGGCGCTGGCTGACCCCACGCGCCTCAGGCTCGTGTCGATCGTCGCCGCGGCCGAGGGTGAAGAGGCCTGCGTGTGCGACCTCATCGAACCGGTCGGGCTCAGTCAGTCCACCGTGTCGCACCACCTGAAGATCCTGATGGACGCCGGATTCCTCACGCGCAGCAAGCGTGGGACCTGGGCGTACTACAAGCTCGTGCCCGGCGCGCTCGGGCAGCTCTCCCAGCTGCTCGACGTCACCGCTTCGCGCTAG
- a CDS encoding choice-of-anchor M domain-containing protein yields the protein MHVKTRPRVAAGLVGLLAVTGALLAPASALAAEPVDDPIRFDSGHIDAFALSLNDDGSVRLALKEDVTGSHVERTPESVELFVKSQAIVDGVPAQYLPAGLEGASYQLPLTQNPELLWPGWDSQPIASVYGANAKIEIDVTDVTGPGEVFLWSQGPFGDPRQILSGAWKLPATIQQSAPAHVHSNWAFTEPGTYRFTAQATVTSGDGTRESTTNSADYTFVVAPAPTALTIDGAESAVEPGSLLTLTAGQTPAAATFSDFAWFSRAGSDGEWQQVTDASGSELTVTAVDGAQYKATVSGGQRVAAGGPFTIESEPVTIDAAAAPVNPTIGISPLAHHYHSGSPINLTAIVEPALDDATYRWTVQRTDQQTPGVLPETGPTARLTAEQALSDAVVRVALLGTDGTVLAESEPATVDVDDHGAAPLQQVSIGGLAHHYHSGDTVELTASVDPASVLTRFEWYVQPQGETVPQLVAGQHDADYAFEATADLAGAAVIAKLTYDDGRPYAESAPVLVHLDDHGHEIPETGLTIGTDRAADDYWVGQTARLTAEQSTPTGLTEHRWLVKAAGADAFAPVAAQSAAQYSFKPTLANSGIQVKVQLLHDGEVHAESEAVTITAQQRPVVTELLVESDRAAYVPGDTAQLTSRQSPETGIDHYHWYVKRAGAADFVWVDQSREADLAFPVTLEDDGAQLVLRLFDDTHAVIAESAPYTLTVAAGATQPDPVEPPVDPAAPVGGEPSPADPALTSTGLASTGADLGGAVLGGALLLLLGAASVAVARRRRPSAD from the coding sequence ATGCACGTTAAGACTCGTCCGAGAGTCGCCGCGGGCCTGGTCGGGCTCCTCGCCGTGACCGGGGCGCTGCTCGCCCCGGCATCGGCGCTGGCCGCCGAGCCCGTCGACGACCCCATCCGCTTCGACAGCGGCCACATCGACGCGTTCGCGCTGTCCCTCAACGACGACGGCTCGGTCCGGCTCGCGTTGAAGGAGGACGTGACCGGATCCCACGTCGAGCGCACGCCTGAATCCGTCGAGCTCTTCGTCAAGAGCCAGGCGATCGTCGACGGCGTTCCCGCCCAGTACCTGCCGGCCGGGCTGGAGGGCGCGTCGTACCAGCTGCCGCTCACGCAGAACCCCGAGCTGCTGTGGCCGGGCTGGGACAGCCAGCCGATCGCCTCGGTGTACGGCGCGAACGCCAAGATCGAGATCGACGTCACCGACGTCACCGGACCGGGCGAGGTGTTCCTCTGGTCGCAGGGTCCGTTCGGCGACCCGCGGCAGATCCTCAGCGGCGCCTGGAAGCTGCCGGCCACGATCCAGCAGTCGGCGCCCGCGCACGTCCACAGCAACTGGGCGTTCACCGAACCGGGCACCTACCGGTTCACCGCGCAGGCCACGGTCACGAGCGGTGACGGAACGCGCGAGTCGACGACCAACTCGGCCGACTACACATTCGTCGTCGCCCCCGCGCCGACGGCACTCACGATCGACGGCGCCGAGTCGGCGGTCGAGCCGGGCTCCCTGCTGACGCTCACCGCCGGGCAGACCCCGGCGGCGGCGACGTTCAGCGACTTCGCCTGGTTCAGCCGCGCCGGCTCCGACGGCGAGTGGCAGCAGGTCACGGATGCCTCGGGCAGCGAGCTGACCGTGACCGCCGTCGACGGGGCGCAGTACAAGGCGACCGTCTCGGGCGGTCAGCGTGTCGCCGCGGGCGGCCCGTTCACCATCGAGTCCGAGCCGGTCACGATCGATGCGGCCGCCGCGCCGGTGAACCCCACCATCGGCATCTCCCCGCTGGCACACCACTACCACAGCGGTTCCCCGATCAATCTGACCGCGATCGTGGAGCCCGCGCTCGACGACGCGACCTACCGGTGGACCGTCCAGCGCACCGACCAGCAGACGCCGGGCGTGCTTCCGGAGACCGGGCCGACGGCCAGGCTGACCGCCGAGCAGGCGCTGAGCGACGCGGTCGTGCGGGTTGCCCTGCTCGGGACCGACGGGACCGTGCTGGCGGAGTCCGAGCCCGCCACGGTCGACGTGGACGACCACGGCGCCGCACCGCTGCAGCAGGTCTCGATCGGCGGCCTCGCGCACCACTACCACTCGGGCGACACCGTCGAGCTGACCGCCTCGGTCGACCCGGCATCGGTCCTCACTCGGTTCGAATGGTACGTGCAGCCGCAGGGCGAGACCGTGCCGCAGCTCGTCGCCGGGCAGCACGACGCCGACTACGCCTTCGAGGCGACGGCGGACCTCGCAGGTGCAGCCGTGATCGCGAAGCTCACCTACGACGACGGCCGCCCCTACGCCGAATCGGCACCGGTGCTCGTGCACCTCGACGACCACGGCCACGAGATCCCCGAGACGGGCCTCACGATCGGCACCGACCGCGCGGCGGACGACTACTGGGTCGGGCAGACCGCGAGGCTGACCGCCGAGCAGTCCACGCCGACCGGCCTCACCGAGCACCGATGGCTGGTGAAGGCCGCCGGCGCGGATGCGTTCGCCCCCGTGGCCGCGCAGTCCGCGGCGCAGTACTCGTTCAAGCCGACACTCGCGAACAGCGGGATCCAGGTGAAGGTCCAGCTGCTCCACGACGGCGAGGTGCATGCCGAGTCCGAGGCGGTCACGATCACCGCGCAGCAGCGACCCGTGGTCACCGAGCTGCTCGTCGAATCCGACCGGGCGGCGTACGTGCCGGGCGACACGGCGCAGCTGACCTCGCGCCAGAGCCCCGAGACCGGCATCGACCACTACCACTGGTACGTCAAGCGCGCCGGGGCCGCCGACTTCGTGTGGGTCGACCAGTCCCGTGAGGCCGACCTGGCGTTTCCGGTGACGCTCGAGGACGACGGGGCGCAGCTGGTCCTCCGCCTGTTCGACGACACCCACGCGGTGATCGCCGAGTCGGCGCCGTACACGCTGACCGTCGCGGCCGGCGCCACCCAGCCCGACCCGGTCGAGCCTCCCGTCGATCCCGCGGCACCGGTCGGCGGCGAGCCGTCGCCGGCCGACCCGGCGCTCACCTCCACGGGGCTGGCGTCGACCGGGGCCGATCTCGGCGGAGCGGTCCTCGGCGGAGCGCTGCTCCTGCTGCTGGGCGCCGCATCCGTCGCCGTCGCACGCCGTCGCCGGCCGTCAGCCGACTGA
- a CDS encoding anchored repeat ABC transporter, substrate-binding protein — protein MNRLVTRAATVATALPLALLAGCATTAPAPAATDGTVEVVTTTAILADLAANVAGDRAEVVPLVPEGGDPHSYEPTLRDIRNIVYADVAFSNYLMLEEQSLITALDTNLPPGVPNISLAEEAVKYAAEIIPLVEDVSLDTIWLGLRVTGDGAAYGADRTADVLFSATGVDGPGDLIAYLTGSFGDVDRYFDSTDGFDRATGYRDDTVTLPPDAHTHLSWAFTEPGYYTLDVRAKLQVAADQRPIEIAEDDLVFAVGVDPYGAPGRTDATVLDAGHADLTLNLDAERFELVLDHEHGSGDVHQETFDLGRVVVDVPNTALHEIPGDPAYRFLGRPGEPVYQLPQAVLGKHVHGEIDPHLWQNVRNAMAYVEIMRDTLIEADPEGAAEYARNAAAYLDELAALDGEVRETIAGIPRERRTLVTTHDAFGYLAQAYDLTIAGFVTPNPAVEPSLAERKRLTETIRNLEVPAVFLEPNLAARSSTLVEVATEQGIAVCPIYGDAFTADVATYVDMMRFNARSLASCLSEPKESR, from the coding sequence GTGAACCGACTCGTCACCCGTGCTGCCACCGTCGCCACCGCGCTTCCGCTCGCCCTGCTCGCCGGGTGCGCCACGACCGCGCCGGCTCCGGCCGCGACCGACGGCACGGTCGAGGTCGTGACCACCACGGCCATCCTCGCCGACCTCGCCGCGAACGTCGCCGGCGACCGCGCCGAGGTCGTCCCGCTCGTGCCCGAAGGCGGCGACCCGCACAGCTACGAACCGACCCTGCGCGACATCCGCAACATCGTGTACGCCGACGTCGCGTTCTCGAACTACCTCATGCTGGAGGAGCAGAGCCTCATCACGGCCCTCGACACGAACCTGCCGCCCGGCGTGCCGAACATCTCGCTCGCCGAGGAGGCCGTCAAGTACGCGGCCGAGATCATCCCGCTGGTCGAGGACGTGTCGCTCGATACCATCTGGCTCGGGCTCCGCGTCACCGGTGATGGGGCCGCGTACGGGGCCGATCGCACCGCCGACGTGCTGTTCTCGGCCACGGGCGTCGACGGACCCGGCGACCTGATCGCCTATCTCACCGGCAGCTTCGGCGACGTCGACCGGTACTTCGACTCGACCGACGGCTTCGACCGGGCGACCGGCTACCGCGACGACACCGTCACGCTCCCACCGGACGCGCACACCCATCTCAGTTGGGCGTTCACCGAACCCGGGTACTACACGCTGGACGTGCGCGCGAAGCTGCAGGTCGCCGCCGACCAGCGACCCATCGAGATCGCGGAGGACGACCTCGTCTTCGCGGTCGGCGTCGACCCCTACGGCGCGCCGGGCCGCACCGATGCGACGGTGCTCGACGCCGGCCACGCCGACCTCACCCTCAACCTGGACGCCGAACGGTTCGAGCTCGTCCTCGACCACGAGCACGGCTCGGGCGACGTGCATCAGGAGACGTTCGATCTCGGCCGGGTGGTCGTCGACGTGCCGAACACGGCGCTGCACGAGATCCCGGGCGACCCCGCGTACCGCTTCCTCGGCCGTCCGGGGGAACCCGTCTATCAACTGCCGCAGGCGGTGCTCGGCAAGCACGTCCACGGGGAGATCGATCCGCACCTCTGGCAGAACGTGCGCAATGCGATGGCCTACGTCGAGATCATGCGGGACACGCTCATCGAAGCGGATCCGGAGGGAGCGGCGGAGTACGCCCGGAACGCCGCCGCCTACCTCGACGAGCTCGCCGCGCTCGACGGGGAGGTCAGGGAGACGATCGCCGGGATTCCGCGGGAGCGGCGCACGCTGGTCACCACCCACGACGCGTTCGGATACCTCGCTCAGGCGTATGACCTCACGATCGCGGGTTTCGTCACCCCGAACCCCGCCGTCGAACCGTCCCTGGCCGAGCGGAAGCGACTCACCGAGACGATCCGCAACCTCGAGGTGCCCGCGGTGTTCCTCGAACCGAACCTCGCCGCGCGTTCGTCGACACTCGTCGAGGTCGCCACCGAACAGGGCATCGCCGTGTGCCCGATCTACGGCGACGCGTTCACCGCCGACGTCGCGACGTACGTCGACATGATGCGGTTCAACGCCCGCTCACTCGCCTCCTGCCTGTCCGAACCCAAGGAATCCCGATGA